Part of the Alphaproteobacteria bacterium genome is shown below.
AATTGTGGCTCTGAGATAAAAACTGATAATATAATTATAGAGCCATTTAAGATATCATCACCATTAACATTTAAATTTTTCTTATTTTGTAGATTAGCAAAATTTTGCACACCTTTTAAAAGAGCTGACTTCATGCCACTAACATGAGTTCCACCTAGTGGGGTTTTAACTGTATTACAAAAACTCTGCAGATGCCCATCCGTATATTCGGGCCAAGCAATACACCATTCAACTCTACCTCCTGCTGCTAAATTCTCGTTTCCTGAAAATTTCTTTTCAATAACCAGCTTCTCACTACCACAAATATCTGTTAATAAATCTTCAATACCATTTGGAAAGCAAATTTCCTCCTTTACTGGAACATTCTGAAATTCTTGATATGAAAGCCAATGTATTTTCACTCCTTTGTGCAAATAAGCTTTAGCTTTGATAAATTTATATAATTTTTCTGGTTCAAAATGCGCTTGTTCTGTGAAAATTTGCTCATCTGGTACAAAAGTCACTTTTGTACCAGACTTTGTTTTGACCTCCTCTATAAATTCTAATTTTGAAGTAACTACTCCTCTACTGAAACTTTGACGATAAAGCTTTTTATCCCTCACTACTTCAACTATAACCTCCTTCGACAAGGCATTAACTACAGATATACCAACACCATGCAAACCACCGGAAGTTTGATATGCTTTATTACTAAATTTACCCCCTGCGTGCAAAGTAGATAAGATAACTTCTAAGGCTGATTTATCCGGATATTTAGGATGTTTATCAATTGGAATTCCCCTACCATTATCTGAAATTGAAATTTTGTTGTTAGCTTCAAAATTTACTTCTATTTTAGTAGCATAACCAGCTACTACTTCGTCCATAGAATTATCAAATACTTCTGCAATCAAGTGATGCATCGCATTTAAATCTGTGCCCCCAATATACATACCTGGACGCTTTCTAACTGGCTCTAAGCCCTCTAATACTTCTATGCTATGCGCATCATATTCATCGTTTTTTTTATTTGTTTTTGTAACTTGCTTTAATAAATCAGTCATTTATGCTGTATCGGTGGATTTTAAATTTACGAGATTATCCCTAAAAAACAAGATACTTCTTATTATTTTCAAAGAAAATATGCTTTCAGAAATACAATCAACAATAGAGAATCAAGGAACTTCAATTGAAGCTTGGTTTGCAGAAAAGTTTAAACAATATCCACCCTTCATCTATAATTCTGTTGATTTGCGTTATTCGGGTCACAAAATAACTGCAGTAGACACAAATATATTCCCAGCAGGATTCAATAATCTATCGGCTGCAGCAAGAGATGCATCTGCTCTGGAGTTAAAAAAATATCTCCATAAAGATATTGCTAAAATTTTATTAATAACTGAGTTCCACACTAGAAATCTTAAATATCTAGAAAATATTTCAACCCTTAAAAAAATTATCGAAAATACAGGTCGTGAAGTTTTTTTAGCATCATTTAACCCCGAATTTACACAAGCGATTAATATAGAAGATGCCTTGGGGCAAGAATTAACCATATATCCACTAGAAAGAAAAAACGACTCTATCATTACCATAAATGGTTATGAGCCAGATTTAATTATCTTTAATAATGACTTAACTTCGGGTAGCCCTGAAATATTGAAAAATATCAAGCAAGAAATAATCCCACCTACTGGTATGGGTTGGTATCGCCGTACAAAATATGAACATTTCCAAAAATATAATCACATAGCTAGCGAGTTTGCTAAGGAGTTTAATTTTGACCCATTTTTTATTACTACAGAGTTGGGATTCTGCAAAAAAGTAAACTTTAAAGAACGAAAGGGCTTAGAATGTATTGCTTTAGAGACCGAAAAAACTCTACAAAGAATTAACGAAAAATATAAACAGCACAACATTACTAGCGAACCATATGTGTATATTAAAGCTAATCAAGGCACTTATGGCATGGGCATAATGACTGCTAAAAATGCAGATGATGTTTTTGCAGTTAATAAAAAAACTCGTAACAAAATGAACAGCCTCAAAAGCAAGAAATTAAATGAGCAGATTTTAATTCAAGAAGGTATAGAAACTATTGATAATTATCAAGGAGCACCATGTGAACCATTTATTTACTTAATAAATGGTAGAGCAACAGGTTCTATTCTCAGAATAAACGCCAATAAAGATGCCCAAACCAACTTAAACTCTACTGGAGCTGAGTTCATAGCAGCAGATAATCTTAAGGATTTTTCTACCAAGTTACCTACATATGCTGTAATAGCTCAGCTTGCAGCACTTGCCGCAAAAATGGAAGAATATCAAAATGAGTAAAAGCTTAACTATTAGCGGCTGGGCTCAACATCCTATGCTAATTAGCCAAAACCTCACAGAAATCAGTGATTATTATAATTACATTACTCACAAGAATATCAATTATAATGAGCTTTCCTCACATTATGACTTAATTATAGGCTGGTCACAAGGTGGACATATTGCACTTAAAATTGCCCAAAGATTACATATCCCCAAAATTGTTCTTATTGCTAGCCCATATGAATATTTGCATGAATCTCATGGTATAACTAGAAGTTTACACCAACAAATTGTAAATAACTTCAAAAACAATCCTAGATTATTTTTGAAAAATTTTAAAAATTATATTTGTGCTGGTGATAAATATTTTAGAAAAGTTATCACACAAATAAATAACTATGACTACAAAACTGAAAATTTGCTTTATTGGCTGAAAAAATTACCCGAAATTCCTAAGCTAGAATTAAAGGGTAATCAAGAAATCATGTATATTTATGGACAAAGAGATCAGGTAGTTTCTAGCATGAGTAGAAAAAAATTTGCAACTAGCTTTAAAAATGTTAGGCTTGAGCTCTTTAAGGAGTCCTCTCATGTGCCCTTTTTAAGTGATAATATTAAATTCAATAAATTAATTCATGACTTTAGAACTAGTTAAACAAAATATTAGCAATAATTTTTCCTCAGCAGCTAAAACTTATAATCAATATTCTGAGCTTCAAAAAGAAGTAGCAGCCGAGGTTTTTTTTCGTATAAAAAACAAAATAATGCCAGGGCATCAAATTTTAGATTTGGGTTGTGGCACTGGTTACTTAGCCAAAATAATTAATGCTGAAATGCTTTTATCTGGCTTTTCTAATCCAGCCCTTAAGATTACTCAAGTTGATATATCACACGAGATGGTAGCAGCTGCGTCACAAATAAAAAACACTAAAACTATTCAAGCTGATATGGAGAAATTACCTCTGCCCTATGATAGCTTTGATATAGTTATATCATCACTTGCAGCTCAGTGGGGTGATCTTAGTAAAATTTTACGTGAGGTTCGCAGAGTAAAAAAAACTACCGCCCCTTATATCATTAGCACTTTAGGCCAAGAATCCTTCAAAGAAATCAGGCAAGATTTTCCTGAGATAAATCTAAGAAATATGCATAATATTGATAGTATTAAAAAGAAATTAGAAGAAGCAAAGATTCCCAATTTATTTGTCAAAAGGCAATTAATCAAAAAAGAATATAGCACTTTATTAGATTTCTTTTACGATCTTAAAAACATCGGAGCAAATACCCAAGAAAAAAAATCAACATTCACCAAAAGCCTAGTAAGAAAGCTTAAAGAAACTAAAAACTATCAACTGAGTTGGGAAGTAATTTATTTACAGAACTTTAATTAATTATGTAAAGCATAAAAACTTATTGCGGCAGCGTTTGATACATTTAGACTTTCTACTTTACTAGATATTGGTATTGAAACCATTAGATCTAAGTTTTTCTTCACTAAACTCCTAATACCCTTACCTTCACTGCCCAAAATTAAAGCTATTTTTTCATATTTTTTTAGATATGAAACATCATTCTTCGCGTTACCATCTAGGCCAGCTAACCAAAAATCATGAGGTTTAATTTTATTTAATAATTTAGTTAAATTAGTTATTTTATAAATATTGAGATGCTCAGACATACCAGCTGACGCTTTTAATAAATGACCATAATCTGAAACTGAATTATGCTCTGTAACAATTAAATCATTAAACCCAAAAGCTACCATAGAGCGAATAATAGCCCCTATATTTCCAACATCAGTAATTTGATCTAAAACTACTAATTGCTTTATGTTAGTAATGTTTTCTAATAAGTTTTGCTCTTGAAATAAAGTTGGCTTGCTAATTTCAACCGCTATTCCTTGATGGTTAACCTGCTCAACGAAATATTTGTTGAAATCTTTGAAATTTATTTGTCTGATCTTTTGCTTAAATAGCAAAACAAATTCTGGCTGATTTTGATATTTATAAAAATTCTTTTCAGTAATTAAAACCTGTAAGATTTTCCTTTTATTTACATTAACTAGCTCTTTTACTGCATTAATGCCATATACCCACAAATTATCAGACACTATCTTCCTATTGCTTTGGAGTAATCTGTCATTAGATTAGTGGTGATATCATGACAGGTAAATTGATATTTATGTTTTTTATCTTTAGTTTCAATAGAGTTAACCCTAGTTATTTCAGCGGCAGTTCCAGTTAAAAAACAATCTTGAGTTTCAGCTAATTCTTCAGGCTTTATTCTTCTTTCAACAACTTTATAACCTCTTTCCTTTGCAAGATTAATAATTGTTTGTCTTGTAATACCATTTAAAAAACGATCCGCTTTTGGTGTATGTAATTCATCATTAATAATAAAAAACATATTAGCACATGTAGCTTCGGCTATATAACCTTCAAAATCCAGCATAATCGCTTCATTATAACCTTCTCTTTCCGCTTTATGCTTACTTATAGTGCAAATCATATATAAACCTGCTGCTTTTGAGGCCGAAGGAGCAGTATCTGGCGCTGGTCTTTTATATTCAGCAAAAACCATATTAATGCCTTTCATCTTAGCATCCACCGAAAAATATGGAGGCCAAGTCCAGGTAGCAATAGCAACATGCACAGAATTCTCTTTAGCGCTAATTGCCATTCTTTCTGAACCACGCCATGCAAATGGTCTGATATAACCATTGCTGACTTTTTGTGTTTTTACAATTAATTTTGTTGCTTCTTCTAGCTCTTCTACACTATATGGAATTGTGTAATCTAATAATTTAGCAGAGTTAATTAACCTCTCTGTATGCTCTCTCAATTTAAAGATGTTATTATTATAAACTGCGGTTCCTTCAAAAACGCAATTTCCATAATGCAAGCCATGATTTAATACATGCACCTTGGTTTCCTGCCACTCTACCAGCTTACCATTATACCATATGTAACCATCTCTTTTATCAAAAGGTATTATTTCTGTCATATATTTTTTTTTATTGCTAACCACTTTTTAGTGGATAGAATTATTTTTAGCAAGAAAAACTATATGTCTAAGAAAATACCAGAATCAGAATTACAAGATTGGCTAAATTATCTGGAAAAACCGGATAATAGTCTAACTAGCAAAGATGAATCCAAAATACCCAGTAAATTAATTATTGATTTGCATTTCCAGAATTTAAATCAAGCGGTTAGTATTATGGAAAATAATTTACACTTTGCTTACACACAGAAAATAAGCAATATTGAATTAATAACTGGCATTGGTAAAAATGAACATAGTCAATATGGGGTATTATATATTGAAATACCCAGAATAATTGAAAGTAACAAAGCTAAATATAAAATCTCCTCTTTTGAGCGTGACCATAAAAATCCAGGCATGATAAATATTAAGTTAAAAATATGAAATATAATCTAAAAAACAAAGCTTTTAGCTTAATTGAACTATCAATTGTAATCTTAATTATAGCTATTTTAATAGTTATAACCTCAGCTGCTACAAAAATAACTTACTCAAGTAAATTAAAAAAAATATATAGTGATTTTGCAATCTATGACAGAGCATTCAAAGAATTCTCTTTCCAGTATAATCAATTACCTGGCGATTTACCAAGCCATTTTAATTTTTGGTCAGACGCAAATTATGGAGATGGAAATGGTGATATATTATGGTATAGTGAGGGTTATTATGCTTGGGAACATTTAAGCAAAGCCGCACTGATTGTTGGTTCATTCGATGGCACAACTAACGCAACATATGATGCAATCGCAGAAAGCAATGTACCCAAAACACAACTAACCGATATTTTATGGTCTGCTTTTGGAAATTCTAGTAAAAATAATTATTCTCTTTTTATCGGAAAATCAACCAGCTCTTTAACCAGAATAGACGAAAACTCTCTGAGTCCAAAAACCAGCTTCTTTCTAGATCATAAATTTGATGATTCATACCCAGAAACAGGCTCTATCAGAATAGATCTAGCATTAACTAATAGCAATTGCATAGATGATATAACCGGCAACCCAAAGAACTATAACAAATCTTCCGATACAGAAAGCTGTGATCTGTATTTTATTTTAAATTAAGTAGAGCACCTATACAGCCTAGCAGCACAAAAAAAATAATATAAAAAACCACTCAACTACAGAAAAATCTTAGTAATAATTACTTTTCCTTGCCCTAAAGCAATTCATTTAGCAATAAATTACTGATAGCTAATTAGTTTTATTTTTAACTTTTCATTAAAATTATAAAAAAATATCTAAAGAGGCGAATAACATTTAAAAATAAATTATTAAATGGAACAAGCAAAGCAACAAGACTTATCCTCAAGAAATTTATTTAAAACAAATGCCTAGAAACACACGCTACTATTATTAAGTAGACTCTAGCGCGATACCAATGCTTGAAAAATTCCACAAATTAAAGAATGAAAAAATCTTCATTCTTTAAAATTAAGAGCCCCAAATATAAACTGCAGCAAATAGAAATAGCCAAACTGCATCAACAAAATGCCAATACCATGCGGCAAACTCAAAACCTAAATGATTTTCTTCCGTAAATTGCCCTTTCTTAGCGCGTAAATAACATACTAATAAAAAGATAGTACCCACAATCACATGAAAGCCATGAAAACCTGTTGCCATATAAAATATTGAGCCATAAGTAGTTTCACTAAAACTAAAATTATGTGCCAATGCGTGATGATATTCATAAACTTGAAAACCTGTAAAGATAAAACCAAGCAATACTGTACAACCAAGAGCTTGAACTAACTCTTTGTGGTTGTTATTTAACAAAGAAAAATGCGCCCAGGTAACTGTTGTGCCAGATAACAATAAAATTAGCGTATTTAAAAATGGTAAGCTCCAAGGATCAATAGTTTTAACCTGCTCTTGAGGCCATACTCCTTCTTTAACAGCCCAAGCACCATCTAATATATCAGCTGGAAAGAAATTTGCATGGAAGAAGGCAAAGAAAAAGGCAAAGAAAAACATGCCCTCTGACACTATAAATAAGGTCATCCCTATTTTAAGACCTTTTCTAACTGGGGCTGTATGGGCTTTATCTTCTTTTGCTTCCCTAACTACATCTCGCCACCACACATACATACTATACAACACCAACAATAAGCCAGCAGGTAACATAATTTTACCAGCAGGTACTTCATGCATAAAAAACACACCGCCAAGACAAAGTATAAAAGCTGCGAATGAAGATAATATAGGCCACGGACTTGGGTCTACTAAATGGAACTGATGTGTTTTCATATATATAATATTATATTTTCGTGTATATTATTAAAAATTATTATTTACTCAAGATTTTTCTTTTAGCAAACCATTGTAATAACATGAAGATTTATGTACTCCATTGTAATTTGGCAATATTTCTTCCAAATTATGCAATTGAATCTGCATGTCAAAAAAAGTTAACTGCTTATCTTTGGTAATACTATCTTCACTCAAGCGCTTTAAATAATCTCTTGTAACAATTTCAGAATTTATATTTTCAACAATCATTGCAGCTATATTAAAAATAAATTTAGGTAAATATGCCACTTTAATATTTCTACCCATTTTTTTATTTATCATTATAATCAGTTCCCCTAAATTAAAAACATCAGGACCAACCAAATAATAAATACTGCTCTTATGTTGCTCAGCAAATAAAATCTTAGTTAAAGCCCTAGCTAAGTCATTCACATATACTGGCTGAATCAAACTATTGTTTTTTTTAGGCAAAGGAAAACATGGTAATATTTTTGATAATTTAATAATTCTATTAAAGAAGCTATCCTCTAAACCAAACACCAAGCTTGGCCGTATAATTATAGCCGCTGGAAATTCTTCTTTAACCAATTTTTCACCCAAATATTTTGCGGTTGAAAATTTTGATATAGCTTTAGTACATAAAGAAGAAATATGTATAAATTTTTTCACTTTATATTTTGCACAAAATCTAGCGATCAATTCTGGTAGTTTTGCATAATAATCATTAAAATCAGCTTTTCTTTTAATCTTGTTAGAACCAACTAAATTTATAACTACATCACTATTTTTGATTATTTGCTCAAGCTTATCAATATCTTTTAGCAAATTAGCTTCTATCAAGTTAATTTGACCAACTGAGCCAGCCACTTTAAGAAATAGGCTTTTATTTGCATTTCTTGAAACTAGATTTATTTTCAAGCCTGTTTTTGCTATTTCTTTTACTAGATACCTGCCAATAAATCCAGTTCCACCAAGTATAGTTATTGTTTTTAAATCTAACATTTTCACCTTATATGCAGTTATATGATATGAGTAAAAAATTAAGATTTAAGCTTTTTTTTCTTTAGTCAGAAATGATTTTAACTGACCACAAGCAGCAAAAATATCTTCACCCCTAGTTTTCCTAATTGGAGCCTCAATACCCGCATTAAAAAGTAGTTCAGAAAATTTATGTATTCGATTATTAGAAGATGAGCTATATTCGCAGCCTGGCCAACTATTAAAAGGAATTAAATTAAATTTTACAGGAATATTCTTCACAATATCTAGCAACTCCTCTACATGCTCTTTAGTGTCGTTGACATTTTCAAGCATAACATATTCAAGCATAATTTTTTGCTCTGTATGCACTACATAATCTTTGCACACTTCGAGCAACTCTGCCAAAGGGTATTTTTTATTAATAGGCATTATTTCGGTCCTGAGCTGCTCATTAGATGCATGAAGTGAAATTGCCAAGCCTACTTTTAAATCATTCTTCATATCTTTAATCCGCGGAATAATACCTGAGGTAGAGACTGTTACCTTACGCCACGAAAAATCAAAACTTTCTGCCAGAATTATGGTTTTGCAAACTTTTTTAACATTATCATAGTTTAACAATGGTTCACCCATCCCCATAAAAACAATATTAGTTATTAACTTTCTCTCTGCCGCAAATTCACCTACCAATTGCTTTGCATAAAATATTTGGGCTATAATTTCTGCTGTTGTAAGATTTTTTTGCCATAATTGTGTGCCTGTGTGGCAAAATTTGCAATTTAAAGTACAGCCCACTTGGGAAGAAATACATAAGGTTCCTCTTTTTTCTTCTGGTATAAAAACTGTTTCTATTTCTTTACCATCTGCTAAGGCAAAAAGCCATTTTATAGTGCCATCTTTAGATTTCTGCTCAGTTACTATGGAAAGCTGATTAATCGCAAAATTATCTTTGAGGTAATTTTGTAATTTCTTAGGCAAATTAGCCATTTCATTAAAATCACTAAAGCCTTTCTTGTAAATCCAATTCCAAATTTGTTTAGCACGGTATTTTTCAAAGCCGGCCTCTGCTATGTCTGCTGCTAAATCATTAAGGGTTAAATCAAAAATATCACGCATCAATCTTCCGCCTCAAAAAAACTATATGATAAAGTAATCTGTGTTACATCCTTAAGGTAAGGGTCATCTTCTATTGCTGGATCTATATAAAATGACACGGGGAAATCCATTTTCTGCCCTGCCGCTAATTTTTGTCTATTAAAACAAAAACATTCTATTTTACTAAAATAAGCACCAGCTTTAGATGGCGTAATGTTATAAGTAGCAGTCCCCGTTAAGCTCTTCTCTGAGATGTTTTTAGCTTCATAAAACACTAGATTATTCACACCAGATTTTGTTTTTATTTTTCTTTGCACTGGCTTAAAAAACCAATCCAGGTGACTATCTGCGTTAAAAAAAACCTCAAAATCTCTTTCCCCTATTTTTTGTGATTCATATTCCACTATCTTTGGTGTACCTCCAAACCCCGTAACTTTGCAAAATAAATTATACAGTGGAACTGAGGCAAAGGCTAAACAAAACATGCCTATTACAATAGCTAAAACTGCATATAATGTTTTTAAGTTTGATTTATCTTTCATTAAAAATACGGCCTTTCAAAAGTAATATCAAAATGTTGCCCTGTTCTTACCATATAACAACGCCCTTGGCCACCTTTTTTTATACTTCTCATGCTTTTTTGTTTTACAAAACATTCTAAAACATTTGATTTATTACCCACCAGTCTGATAATTGATAAATTGTTACGATCATAAATAATACTTCTTTTTATATCAGGGTTTCTAAATTGTTCTATCTTTCTAACTAAACCAGCATGATATAAATCCCCAACGAAAAGCTCGTCATTAATAATCCCCTTAATGATAACTCTATCATTGTAAATATTGTAACTAAAAGTTTCTATATTGGGAAAATGTTGTGATGATGTTTTTACATGACCAACATAATATTTTTCGCAAGCTACAAAAAAGAACATTGTAAAAATAATGATTGCTTTAGATAAAAAATTCATTTTAATATTCTTATTATATAAATTATTATTCATGTGCTATGTTAAAAAAAATCTACACAACTCTATTTTTATTTCTAATTTGCCATAATGTACAGGCAAAAAACTTAGAACATATTTTTGAAGATTGGCATGTTTTAACTAGCTCCAAAGAGCAAGATAAAATTTGTTACATAGTTGCGGTGCCAAAAGAGGAGTCTGGAAACTACACTAATAGATCAAAAGCATATTTGGTAGTTAGCAAATTTAAGGATAGAGAGCCAGAGATCAGTATATCAGGGGGTTATCCATATCAACTAGGTAGCGAAATAGAGCTTTTGATCAAAAACCAACCTTATTTTCTACGTAAAATAGAGGGGGAGTTAGCCTGGGCTGAAAATAGCGACACAGATAAAATAATTATCAACGCAATGAAAGCTGGCAGTGTGGTTGATGCTAAAGCTACTTCAACCAAGGGCACATATTCTATAGATACTTACTCTTTAATGGGTTTTACTAAGTCCTATAGCAAAATGTTAGAACTTTGTAAATAACTCAGCTAGACCTTGCAAAGTAAGAGTTTAAATATATATTAATAAGGCTTTTTTAATTAACAAGTTAGAACAAAATAATGCTTATATCAATTGTGGGTCTTCAATGGGGAGATGAGGGTAAAGGAAAAATAGTAGATTTTTTATCAGATAACTCAGATGTAGTAGTCAGATTCCAAGGTGGCCATAATGCAGGTCACACCATAGTAGTAGAAGACACAACTTACAAACTAAGCTTATTACCTTCCAATATTTTAAGAGAAGGCAAAATATCTGTTATTGGTAATGGCGTAGTTGTAGACCCTTTTCACCTAATCAAAGAAATTGCTCAAATAGAAGCGCAAGGGATTAAAATAGCTGATGAACAACTAATAATTGCTGAGAATGCTAATTTAATTTTACCTTTACATCAAACTATAGATGAAGTTTGTGAGAAAATTCGTTCAAATGAAAAAATTGGCACTACTAAAAGAGGTATAGGTCCTGCTTATGCAGATAAGGTTTCCAGAAAGAATATCCGTGTTTGTGATTTAGCTGATTTTGACATTGTAGAAAGAAAAATAGATGAATTGCTAAAATTTTATGGCCCAATTCTTACTTCTATAAATAATGTAACTGTAAGTAAAGCTGAAATTTTGCAAAAACTAAAGGAAATAGCTCCGCAGATCCTAAAATATGCAAAGCCTGCTTGGAAATTACTTAATGACTATAAAAAGCAGGGTAAAACCATCATGTTTGAAGGTGCCCAAGGTGTAATGCTAGATAATGATTATGGCACTTATCCTTATGTTACTTCCTCCAATACTATAACTAGTCAAGCTTTCACAGGAAGTGGTGTTGGTTGCGATAAAATTGATCATAATATTGCAATTGTAAAAGCCTATACAACGCGAGTTGGCGAAGGACCTTTCCCCACTGAATTATTTGACGATATTGGCCAACATTTACAAGAAAAAGGTCATGAATTTGGCACTGTAACTGGAAGAGATAGAAGATGTGGCTGGCTTGATTTAGTGCAATTAAAACAAATGATTACCATTTGTGGCATAAATTCTATTGCCTTAACCAAATTAGATGTAATGTCCGAATTAAATAATTTAAAAATATGTTACAAATATAAAGCCTTAGATGGCACTGAATATGATTATTTACCAGCATCACAAAAACTTCAAG
Proteins encoded:
- the rlmN gene encoding 23S rRNA (adenine(2503)-C(2))-methyltransferase RlmN; protein product: MRDIFDLTLNDLAADIAEAGFEKYRAKQIWNWIYKKGFSDFNEMANLPKKLQNYLKDNFAINQLSIVTEQKSKDGTIKWLFALADGKEIETVFIPEEKRGTLCISSQVGCTLNCKFCHTGTQLWQKNLTTAEIIAQIFYAKQLVGEFAAERKLITNIVFMGMGEPLLNYDNVKKVCKTIILAESFDFSWRKVTVSTSGIIPRIKDMKNDLKVGLAISLHASNEQLRTEIMPINKKYPLAELLEVCKDYVVHTEQKIMLEYVMLENVNDTKEHVEELLDIVKNIPVKFNLIPFNSWPGCEYSSSSNNRIHKFSELLFNAGIEAPIRKTRGEDIFAACGQLKSFLTKEKKA
- a CDS encoding cytochrome c oxidase assembly protein — encoded protein: MKDKSNLKTLYAVLAIVIGMFCLAFASVPLYNLFCKVTGFGGTPKIVEYESQKIGERDFEVFFNADSHLDWFFKPVQRKIKTKSGVNNLVFYEAKNISEKSLTGTATYNITPSKAGAYFSKIECFCFNRQKLAAGQKMDFPVSFYIDPAIEDDPYLKDVTQITLSYSFFEAED
- a CDS encoding adenylosuccinate synthase yields the protein MMLISIVGLQWGDEGKGKIVDFLSDNSDVVVRFQGGHNAGHTIVVEDTTYKLSLLPSNILREGKISVIGNGVVVDPFHLIKEIAQIEAQGIKIADEQLIIAENANLILPLHQTIDEVCEKIRSNEKIGTTKRGIGPAYADKVSRKNIRVCDLADFDIVERKIDELLKFYGPILTSINNVTVSKAEILQKLKEIAPQILKYAKPAWKLLNDYKKQGKTIMFEGAQGVMLDNDYGTYPYVTSSNTITSQAFTGSGVGCDKIDHNIAIVKAYTTRVGEGPFPTELFDDIGQHLQEKGHEFGTVTGRDRRCGWLDLVQLKQMITICGINSIALTKLDVMSELNNLKICYKYKALDGTEYDYLPASQKLQASLTPIYTEMPGWNSDISSIKNYGDLPENAKKYIEFIANKLEVTIDIVSTGPARSATIIRKDFFAKTNS